The DNA sequence CCCGGGTGAGGACCTGGCCTGCCGGTCAGACGACGGCAGGCAAGCGCGTAGAAGAGGTCTTGCCATGACGGTTACCGTCGCCCGAACCACCATCCCCCAACACGGAATCGTCCGTTACGCCTCCATCGGGGGACTGGAACTCGAAGCCGGGGGATACCTCCCGGACGTCACCCTGGCCTACGAAACCTGGGGGACGCTCAACGCGGACGCCAGCAACGCCATCCTGATCGAGCATGCGCTGACCGGCAGCACCCACGTGACCCGCGGCGACACCGACGAAGAAGGCTGGTGGGAACAGCTGGCCGGCCCCGGCGCTCCCGTGGACACGGACCGCTTCTTCGTGGTGTCCATCAATATCGTTGGCGGCTGCTACGGATCTACGGGCCCGTCATCGCCCGCGCCGGACGGAAAGCCCTGGGGCTCCAGGTTTCCCCTCGTCACGCTGCGCGACAGCACCGTTGCCGAGGCAAGGCTCGCGGACCAGCTGGGCATCAAGAGCTGGTTCGCCGTCCTCGGCGGATCCATGGGCGGCGCCCGCGCCCTGGAATGGGCGGTGACGTACCCGGAAAGGGTGCAGCGCTGCGCGGTGATCTCCGTGGGAGCCGCCAGTACTGCCGAACAGATTGCCTTCGCGCAGGCCCAAACGCTGGCCATCCGGCAGGACCCCAATTTCAACGGCGGGGACTACTACGGCGGTCCGTGCCCGGAAGACGGGCTGGCGCTCGCCCGGCGCATCGCCCACATCACCTACCGGTCGGCTGCCGAACTGGAAGGCCGCTTCGGCCGGGCACCCCAGGCGCCCGAGTCGCCCCTGCAGGGGGAAGTTCTTGCCTCCCGCGGCCGCTACCAGGTGGAAAGCTACCTGGACCACCAGGGCAACAAGCTGGTGAAGCGCTTCGATGCCAACAGCTATATCGCCCTGACCGAGGCACTGATGAGCCACGATGTGTGCCGGGGACGGGGAACCTTGACCGAAACCCTCGCCGCCTCCACGGCACGGTTCTTCGTGGCCGCCGTCGACTCGGACCGGCTCTATTTTCCGTCGCAGTCCCACGAACTGGCCCAGGCGCTGCCCGGGGACGTGGACGTCCATGTCATCCAGGCACCGATCGGGCACGACGGGTTCCTCACCGAGATCGGGCAGTTGGGCGGCCGGCTGCGGAACAGCTTCCTGGTCTAGGCGCCGCCTGGCGCACAGCCCTTAATGTGCATTCCTGCAGATGCGTTCTGCACTAATCGGCGTTGAGGTTGCGCCGCAGGCAGACCATACTCATCGAATCCGGCTTTCGTGGTGTGCATCACACCCGTCTGCCATTGACTGGTCCCCGTGGTGTCGACGACGACGCCGAAGGAGTTCGCATGAGTACGGAAAGCTCCGCCGCAAGGCGTACAGAGGAAACCGACGTCAAGGCCTCAGGCCTGAAGAAAGTGGTGACGGCCTCCATGGCCGGCACGGTCGTGGAATGGTACGAGTTCTTCCTCTACGCATCGGCCGCCACCCTGGTGTTCGGGAAGGCCTTCTTCCCCAACGCCGGCACGGAACTGGACGGCATCATCGCTGCCTTCCTCACCTATGCCGTCGGTTTCGTCGCACGCCCTATCGGCGGCATTGTCTTTGGCCACTTCGGCGATAAGTTCGGCCGCAAGCAGCTGCTGCAGCTGAGCATCATCCTGGTGGGGGTCTCCACCTTCCTCATGGGCTGCCTGCCCACCTTCGGACAGATCGGCTACTGGGCGCCCGCGCTGCTGGTCTTCCTGCGGTTCGCCCAGGGCTTCGCCGTGGGCGGGGAATGGGGCGGCGCCGTGCTCCTCGTGGCAGAGCACAGCCCCAGCAAGTCCCGCGGCTTCTGGGCCAGCTGGCCGCAATCGGCAGTGCCGCTGGGCAACCTGCTGGCCACGGCCGTGCTGTTCGTCCTCTCCTCCACGCTGACGCAGGACGCGTTCCTGGGCTGGGGCTGGCGCGTGGCGTTCTGGCTCTCCGCCGTGATCGTCATCATCGGTTACTACATCCGCACCAAGGTCAACGACGCCCCCATCTTCCTGGAGGCCCGCAAAGAGGTGGACGCCGGCCATAAGGGCTACGGCGTGGCCGAGGTGTTCCGGCGCTACCCGCGCGGCGTCTTCACCGCCATGGGCCTGCGCTTCGCGGAAAACATCCTCTACTACCTGGTGGTCACGTTCTCCATCACCTACCTGAAGACGGTGGTGCAGGCTGACACCACGCGGATCCTGTTGCTGCTGCTCCTTGCGCACGCCGTCCACTTCGCCGTCGTGCCCATGGTGGGCAAGCTGTCGGACCGCTTCGGCCGCAAGCCCGTCTACATGGCCGGCGCCATCATGGGTGCCACCTGGGGCTTCTTTGCCTTCCCCATGATGGACACCAAGAACGATGTCATCATCCTGGCGGCCATCATGATCGGCCTGGTGTTCCACGCCTTCATGTATGCCGGGCAGCCCGCCATCATGGCGGAAATGTTCCCCACCCGGATGCGGTATTCCGGCGTCTCCCTGGGATACCAAGTGACGTCCATCGTGGCGGGCTCACTGGCGCCGATCATCGCCGCGTCCCTGCTGGGTACCTACAAGTCCTCCGTCCCGGTGGCGGTGTACCTGCTCATCGCGTGTGCCATCACCGCCGTCGCGGTCTTCTTCCTGAAGGAAACCCGGGGCATCTCGCTGCACGACGTTGACGCGGCCGACGCCAAGGGCACGGCAGACCTGCTCGCTGCCAGCAAGAAGTAGGCACATGAAAGCCGCCGTCCTCTATTCCACCGTTCCCGCCCCGGCCAGCGCCGAGGGAAAACAGAGCTACGCCGAGTCCCGGCCCCTGCTGGTGCAGGAGCTGGAGCAGCCGGAGCCGCGCGCCGGTGAGCTCGGAGTCTCCATCACCTACTCAAGCCTGTGCCATTCGGACCTGTCCGTCGTGGACGGTTCACGCGTCCGGCCCCTTCCCATGGCCCTGGGACACGAGGCCGTGGGGCGGGTGGTGTCCGTGGGCGACGGCGTCTCCGACGTATCCGTGGGGGACCATGTGGTTCTGGTGTTCGTGCCCAGCTGCGGCCAGTGCCGGGCCTGCCTTTCCGGCAGGCCCGCGCTCTGCCACCGGGCAGCTGAGGTGAATGGATCCGGAGACCTGCTCCATGGTCCGGCACTGTTGCGTACGCCGGCGGGGGAGCGGATCAACCACCACCTGGGCGTTTCCGCCTTCGCTGACTACGCGGTGGTTGCGCGGGAATCAGTGGTGGTGATTGACGACGACGTCCCGGACACCGTGGCGGCGATGTTTGGTTGCGCCGTGCTCACCGGAATGGGAGCGGTGTTCAACACCGCCGCAGTCGGCCCCGGCCAGTCCGTGGCAGTGTTCGGCCTGGGGGCGGTGGGCCTGTCCGCCGTGATGGCGGCCCGCCTGGCAGGGGCCACAAGCGTCATCGCCATCGACCCCAACCAGGGGAAGCACCAGCTGGCCCGCAACGCCGGGGCCACCGCGGTAGGGACGCCGGAGGACGCAGGGCGGCTGATTGAGGAAGCAGCCGGCGACGGCGTCGACGTCGCCATTGAAGCGGTGGGCTCAGCCGGTGTCATCGCATCCTGCCTGCAGCGGGTCACCAGGGGTGGCGCGGTGGTCTCCGTGGGCCTGCCCCACCCCTCCGCAGAGTTGACGGTGCCGGCCCTGCAGTTCGCCGGGGCCGGCAAGCGGCTGCTGGGCTCCTACATGGGCGACGCCGTTCCAGCGCGGGACATCCCCAGGTACCTCGGGTACTGGCGGGACGGCAAACTGCCGGTTGAGCTGCTGCACACCGACACCCGGCCACTCAGCGAGATCAACGAGGGCCTTGATGCGCTCGCAGCGGGACAGGTAGTGCGGCGGCTCTTCCGGGCCTGAACTGTCAGGCCCGGTTCTTCACCCGGCCCGGCTCCTCACCCGGCGAGCAGCAACGAGCGCTCCTTCACCTCGTCCTTCAGGGCCGCGATCACGGCCTGCACCCGCGCTGACCGGAGCGACTCCGGCCGTGCAACGGCCCAGATGGGCAGCTGGCGCTCAAAATCACCTGGCAGGACGGGGACGAAATCTTCACGGTCTCCCACCATGAAGTTCGGCAGCAGCCCAATGCCGGCGCCCTGGCGCACCGCCTCCACCTGGGCGAACACGCTCGTGGCCTGGAAGCTTGTCCTGGGCGTCGGAAGCTGTGATGACCAGCGGGGCCCAAGCTCCGCCACTTGGAGCGCAGACTCCACGTAAGAGACAAACGCGTGCTGCCCCACGTCGTCGAGCGTTTCCGGCAGGCCGTGCTGCGCGGCATAGCCGGGGCTGGCGTAGAGGCGCAGGTAGTAGTTGCTCAGGAAGATGGTCTGCGCGGTGCTGACGTCGGCCCGGCCCACCACGATCTCCAGGTCCACCCCTGACCGGTTCTGGCTGACTTTCCGGGTGGCACTCAGCATCTCGATGTTCAGCTGCGGGTTTTGCTGCTGGAGCCGCACCAGCGACGGGGTGACGAACACGGCTCCCACTCCGTCCGTGGTGGCGACCCGGACCAGGCCGGCAAGGGCACTCTGGTCCTGGCTGATCAGGCCCGACAACGAGCCAAGGGTGCTTTCGATCGCCTCCGCCGCCTCTACCGCGGCCGCACCAAGCTTCGTCAATTCCCAGCCGTGCGGGCTGCGCTCCAGGGTACGCCCGCCCAACTGTTTGTCCAGGGCCAGGATCCGGCGGGAAATAGTGGTGTGTGTGGTGCCCAGGGTCTCGGCCACCGCATTGAACCGGCCCAGGCGCGCCACGGTCAGCAGGATGAGCAGGTCGTCGGGGCTGGGCAACCGTCTCGAATCCACGGGCGGCCTTCCTCTTGTGTGCATCAATGCACAGAGCGTCTGTAATTTTTCCCCTTGATTGCACTCTAGCAGGGTGTGATCGTAGACACAGACATGCCGGCAGTAACGCCGGAATGGAAGCAAAGGAGCTTACGCATGGCAGTTATCGGATGGATCGGCCTGGGCAACATGGGCGGCCACATGTCGGTGAACCTGGTGAAGGCCGGGCACGATGTGCGCGGCTTCGACCTTAACCCCGCGGCACTGGCAGCCGCCCAGGCAGGCGGCGTCAAGCGTGCAGCCAGCATCGCCGAAGCGGTGGACGGCGCGGACGCCGTGTTCACCATGCTGCCCAAGGGTGAACACGCCCGCGCCGTCTACCTCGGGGAGGACGGTGTTCTGAAGCATGCGGATACCCGCACGCTGCTCATCGACTCCTCCACCATCGACATCGCCTCCGCGCAGGAACTGCACGACGCCGCTGCTGCCGCCGGCTTACGCTTCGTGGACGCCCCGGTGTCCGGCGGAATGAGCGGTGCCGAGGCCGGAACCCTGACGTTCATGGTGGGCGGTGAAGAGGGTGCCGTCAAAGACGCGTCGGGCTACATCGGGCCCATGTCCGGAAACATCATTCCCACCGGTGGTCCCACCACGGGCCAGGCAGCCAAGATCTGCAACAACCTGATGCTTTTCATCAACCTCGCCTCCACCGCGGAGGGTGCGGTCCTGGCTGACCGGCTGGGCCTGGACAAGCAGGTCTTCTGGAACATCGCCTCGGTCTCGTCGGGGGACTCCTGGGCGCTGCGGACCTGGTACCCGGTCCCCGGAGTGGTTCCCACCGCGGCCTCCAACAACGACTTCGCACCCACATTCACCACCGAGCTCGCGAACAAGGACATCGGCCTGGCCATCAGCGCCGCCGAGGACACCGGCACGCCCCTGGAAATCGGCAAGCACGTCCAGCAGCTGTTCCAGCGACTCATCGATGCCGGTGATGCGGGCAAGGACTGCTCCATGATCATCAAGCTCGTGGACGGCTCGCTCCAGCCCGCCGACGGGACGCCGTCCAACTAACCGCGCCGTCCAACGTAGACACGCAGTCCAACCAACCACGCCGCAAGAACCGCAGGAAAAGAGACACCCTTGGAAACGATTCCGCACTACATCAACGGCGCCCGCGTCACCGATGCCGACCGCTTCGGTCCGGTCTTCAACCCCGCCACCGGCCAGCAGGAGAAGCAGGTGGCGCTCGCCTCGGCGGCACGGACAGAGGAAGCCATCGCCGCAGCCCGCGCCGCGCTGCCGGCCTGGCGGGCCACCAGCCTGACCAAGCGCACCACCATCTTCTTCAAGGTCCGCGAGATCCTCACCCAGCGAAAGTCAGAGCTCGCGGCGATCCTCACCAGCGAGCACGGCAAGGTCCTCTCCGACGCCGAAGGTGAAATTGCCCGCGGCCTGGAGAACATCGACTTCGCCACAGGCCTGTCCCACATGCTCAAAGGCGAACGCTCGGAGCAGGTCTCCAGCGGCATCGACGTGCACTCCGTCCGCCAGCCGGTGGGCGTGGTGGCGTGCATTACCCCGTTCAACTTCCCGGCCATGGTGCCGCTGTGGATGATCGGCAGCGCCCTGGCGTGCGGCAACACGGTGCTGCTGAAGCCCAGCGAGAAGGATCCGTCGGCGGCCGTCTTCATCGCAGAGGCCTTCGCCGAGGCGGGCCTGCCGGCCGGGGTCCTGAACGTGGTCCAGGGGGACAAGGAAGCGGTCGACGTCCTGCTCGAGCACCCTGAGGTGAAGGCAGTCAGCTTCGTCGGCTCCACCCCCGTGGCCCAGTCCATCTACAAGCGGGCAGCTGAGCACGGCAAGCGGGTGCAGGCCCTGGGCGGCGCGAAGAACCACATGGTGGTGCTTCCCGACGCCGACCTG is a window from the Arthrobacter sp. NicSoilC5 genome containing:
- a CDS encoding homoserine O-acetyltransferase, giving the protein MTVTVARTTIPQHGIVRYASIGGLELEAGGYLPDVTLAYETWGTLNADASNAILIEHALTGSTHVTRGDTDEEGWWEQLAGPGAPVDTDRFFVVSINIVGGCYGSTGPSSPAPDGKPWGSRFPLVTLRDSTVAEARLADQLGIKSWFAVLGGSMGGARALEWAVTYPERVQRCAVISVGAASTAEQIAFAQAQTLAIRQDPNFNGGDYYGGPCPEDGLALARRIAHITYRSAAELEGRFGRAPQAPESPLQGEVLASRGRYQVESYLDHQGNKLVKRFDANSYIALTEALMSHDVCRGRGTLTETLAASTARFFVAAVDSDRLYFPSQSHELAQALPGDVDVHVIQAPIGHDGFLTEIGQLGGRLRNSFLV
- a CDS encoding zinc-binding dehydrogenase; translated protein: MKAAVLYSTVPAPASAEGKQSYAESRPLLVQELEQPEPRAGELGVSITYSSLCHSDLSVVDGSRVRPLPMALGHEAVGRVVSVGDGVSDVSVGDHVVLVFVPSCGQCRACLSGRPALCHRAAEVNGSGDLLHGPALLRTPAGERINHHLGVSAFADYAVVARESVVVIDDDVPDTVAAMFGCAVLTGMGAVFNTAAVGPGQSVAVFGLGAVGLSAVMAARLAGATSVIAIDPNQGKHQLARNAGATAVGTPEDAGRLIEEAAGDGVDVAIEAVGSAGVIASCLQRVTRGGAVVSVGLPHPSAELTVPALQFAGAGKRLLGSYMGDAVPARDIPRYLGYWRDGKLPVELLHTDTRPLSEINEGLDALAAGQVVRRLFRA
- a CDS encoding MFS transporter, encoding MSTESSAARRTEETDVKASGLKKVVTASMAGTVVEWYEFFLYASAATLVFGKAFFPNAGTELDGIIAAFLTYAVGFVARPIGGIVFGHFGDKFGRKQLLQLSIILVGVSTFLMGCLPTFGQIGYWAPALLVFLRFAQGFAVGGEWGGAVLLVAEHSPSKSRGFWASWPQSAVPLGNLLATAVLFVLSSTLTQDAFLGWGWRVAFWLSAVIVIIGYYIRTKVNDAPIFLEARKEVDAGHKGYGVAEVFRRYPRGVFTAMGLRFAENILYYLVVTFSITYLKTVVQADTTRILLLLLLAHAVHFAVVPMVGKLSDRFGRKPVYMAGAIMGATWGFFAFPMMDTKNDVIILAAIMIGLVFHAFMYAGQPAIMAEMFPTRMRYSGVSLGYQVTSIVAGSLAPIIAASLLGTYKSSVPVAVYLLIACAITAVAVFFLKETRGISLHDVDAADAKGTADLLAASKK
- the mmsB gene encoding 3-hydroxyisobutyrate dehydrogenase — translated: MAVIGWIGLGNMGGHMSVNLVKAGHDVRGFDLNPAALAAAQAGGVKRAASIAEAVDGADAVFTMLPKGEHARAVYLGEDGVLKHADTRTLLIDSSTIDIASAQELHDAAAAAGLRFVDAPVSGGMSGAEAGTLTFMVGGEEGAVKDASGYIGPMSGNIIPTGGPTTGQAAKICNNLMLFINLASTAEGAVLADRLGLDKQVFWNIASVSSGDSWALRTWYPVPGVVPTAASNNDFAPTFTTELANKDIGLAISAAEDTGTPLEIGKHVQQLFQRLIDAGDAGKDCSMIIKLVDGSLQPADGTPSN
- a CDS encoding LysR family transcriptional regulator encodes the protein MHTRGRPPVDSRRLPSPDDLLILLTVARLGRFNAVAETLGTTHTTISRRILALDKQLGGRTLERSPHGWELTKLGAAAVEAAEAIESTLGSLSGLISQDQSALAGLVRVATTDGVGAVFVTPSLVRLQQQNPQLNIEMLSATRKVSQNRSGVDLEIVVGRADVSTAQTIFLSNYYLRLYASPGYAAQHGLPETLDDVGQHAFVSYVESALQVAELGPRWSSQLPTPRTSFQATSVFAQVEAVRQGAGIGLLPNFMVGDREDFVPVLPGDFERQLPIWAVARPESLRSARVQAVIAALKDEVKERSLLLAG
- a CDS encoding CoA-acylating methylmalonate-semialdehyde dehydrogenase, with amino-acid sequence METIPHYINGARVTDADRFGPVFNPATGQQEKQVALASAARTEEAIAAARAALPAWRATSLTKRTTIFFKVREILTQRKSELAAILTSEHGKVLSDAEGEIARGLENIDFATGLSHMLKGERSEQVSSGIDVHSVRQPVGVVACITPFNFPAMVPLWMIGSALACGNTVLLKPSEKDPSAAVFIAEAFAEAGLPAGVLNVVQGDKEAVDVLLEHPEVKAVSFVGSTPVAQSIYKRAAEHGKRVQALGGAKNHMVVLPDADLDMAADAAVSAAYGSAGERCMAVSVLVAVGNIADDLVKAISSRMADLKIGAGTDPASQMGPLITAEHRDRVASYVSGAEGEGATVVVDGRSQQFDSDGFFIGVSLVDHVKPGMKVYDDEIFGPVLSVVRVDTYSDAVQLVNDNQFGNGTAIFTRDGGAARQFEFDVEAGMVGVNVPIPVPVGTFSFGGWKNSLFGDTHMYGPDSIRFYTRGKVVTTRWPDPFTSVIDLGFPQVD